The following are from one region of the Methanobrevibacter sp. genome:
- a CDS encoding RNA-binding protein — protein MIHNIRFREFVYEDEDLDELKQAILNIFPDAEIEVEEAEGMTENKILILSGVIDKKRQTKEFFNKLLELDDEILDKLVDDLDRKVDENGNLFLRLSKEDAVDEKMTIVDSGDSIHLKIKIAAYPAKKDVAIKKLKEAIE, from the coding sequence ATGATACACAACATTCGTTTTCGTGAGTTCGTCTATGAAGATGAGGATTTGGATGAACTTAAACAGGCAATACTTAATATCTTTCCCGATGCTGAAATAGAGGTTGAAGAAGCTGAAGGAATGACTGAAAATAAAATTCTGATTTTATCTGGCGTTATTGATAAAAAAAGACAGACCAAAGAATTTTTCAACAAGCTATTGGAACTTGATGATGAGATTTTGGACAAGCTTGTGGATGATCTTGACAGAAAGGTTGATGAGAATGGTAACCTTTTCTTAAGACTTTCAAAGGAAGATGCTGTTGATGAGAAGATGACCATTGTGGATTCTGGAGATTCAATTCACTTAAAAATCAAAATCGCCGCATATCCTGCAAAGAAGGATGTGGCCATTAAAAAGTTAAAAGAAGCTATTGAATAA